One window of Nocardioides dongkuii genomic DNA carries:
- the tyrS gene encoding tyrosine--tRNA ligase, producing MPLDPTLLDDLEWRGLVAHATDLDALREALAGGSVRYYVGFDPTAPSLHMGNLLQIVTAMRLQRAGHTPYVLVGGATGMIGDPRESGERTLNSPETVRDWVGRVRRQIEPFLSFDGENAATMVDNYDWTANLSTIDFLRDIGKHFPVNRMLARDVVRTRLEAGISYTEFSYVLLQSLDFLELYRRHGVTLQFGGSDQWGNLTGGVELIRRADGGRAHAFATPLVTKADGTKYGKTEGGALWLDPEMMSPYAFFQFWLNVEDEKVGELLRLFTFLSREEIEALEAEHAEKPFLRAGQRALADAVTSLVHGPEETERIRAASAALFGGGDLAALGTSTLAAALREAGSTVVDRADGLPTVVDLLVATGLAASKGEARRTINEGGAYLNNTRVTDPETVPAEADLVGGSWLVLRRGKKRFAGIEVR from the coding sequence CGCGAGGCGCTCGCCGGGGGGAGCGTGCGCTACTACGTCGGCTTCGACCCGACCGCGCCCAGCCTGCACATGGGCAACCTGCTCCAGATCGTGACCGCGATGCGGCTCCAGCGCGCCGGCCACACGCCGTACGTCCTGGTGGGCGGCGCCACCGGCATGATCGGCGACCCGCGGGAGTCGGGGGAGCGCACGCTCAACTCCCCGGAGACGGTGCGCGACTGGGTGGGCCGGGTACGCCGGCAGATCGAGCCGTTCCTCTCCTTCGACGGTGAGAACGCCGCCACCATGGTCGACAACTACGACTGGACGGCGAACCTGTCGACGATCGACTTCCTGCGCGACATCGGGAAGCACTTCCCGGTCAACCGGATGCTCGCGCGCGACGTCGTCCGCACCCGCCTCGAGGCCGGGATCAGCTACACCGAGTTCAGCTACGTGCTCCTCCAGTCCCTCGACTTCCTCGAGCTGTACCGGCGGCACGGCGTGACGCTGCAGTTCGGCGGCTCCGACCAGTGGGGCAACCTCACCGGCGGCGTCGAGCTGATCCGTCGCGCGGACGGCGGGCGGGCGCACGCGTTCGCCACGCCCCTGGTCACCAAGGCCGACGGCACCAAGTACGGCAAGACCGAGGGCGGGGCGCTCTGGCTGGACCCCGAGATGATGTCGCCGTACGCCTTCTTCCAGTTCTGGCTCAACGTCGAGGACGAGAAGGTCGGCGAGCTGCTCCGCCTGTTCACCTTCCTCTCCCGCGAGGAGATCGAGGCGCTCGAGGCCGAGCACGCCGAGAAGCCGTTCCTCCGGGCCGGCCAGCGGGCCCTCGCCGACGCGGTCACCTCCCTGGTCCACGGACCGGAGGAGACCGAGCGGATCAGGGCGGCCTCGGCCGCCCTCTTCGGCGGCGGCGACCTGGCCGCGCTCGGTACGTCGACCCTCGCCGCCGCGCTGCGGGAGGCCGGCTCCACCGTGGTGGACCGCGCCGACGGCCTCCCGACCGTCGTCGACCTCCTCGTCGCGACCGGCCTGGCCGCGAGCAAGGGGGAGGCCCGCCGCACGATCAACGAGGGCGGGGCCTACCTCAACAACACCCGGGTGACGGATCCGGAGACCGTCCCGGCCGAGGCCGACCTGGTCGGCGGCTCCTGGCTGGTGCTGCGCCGTGGGAAGAAGCGGTTCGCGGGCATCGAGGTGCGTTGA